The following are encoded in a window of Alosa sapidissima isolate fAloSap1 chromosome 10, fAloSap1.pri, whole genome shotgun sequence genomic DNA:
- the s100w gene encoding S100 calcium binding protein W: MSRSRLEQAIMSLVEVYEEYAGKDDKKHQLSQAELAELLQKELASPEFQGKIDPEDIQEAMSKLDKNHDGEVNFREFGMMVGLLARGVYRHKRGKGKGKKKDDE; encoded by the exons ATGTCTCGGAGCAGGTTGGAGCAGGCCATCATGTCCCTGGTGGAGGTGTATGAGGAGTACGCTGGGAAGGACGACAAGAAGCACCAGCTGAGCCAGGCCGAGCTCGCTGAGCTTTTACAGAAGGAGCTGGCCAGCCCGGAGTTCCAG GGAAAAATTGACCCAGAGGACATTCAGGAGGCCATGAGCAAACTGGACAAGAACCACGACGGTGAAGTGAACTTTCGCGAGTTTGGCATGATGGTGGGACTTCTGGCCCGCGGCGTGTATCGGCATAAGAGGGGCAAGGGCAAAGGAAAGAAGAAGGACGATGAGTAA